From the Lysinibacillus fusiformis genome, the window CTTTTCATTCGATGCATATTTGAATAATACACCTTTCGGAATAATCATCCATAAATGCTTGTCCTGCACATATGTGACTTCTTGCTCGATATTTAACATATGATCATCCGCAACATACTTCATTAAATTATGACCACTTGCCGTTACATAGTAGCTAGATCGACCATTACGTAAATTAATTTCAAATAGCTTATATTGCTTGTCCCGAATATCATATTTCATATCGAAATTCGCAAAGCCTGTATAGCCAATATCCTCTAGGAAGAATCGTACTTGATCCATTAATTCTTTATCATAGGTTGTCACGATGGCTGCGTAACTTCCGATCCCTTCAGGAGAATGTTCTTCTAAAATAGGATTACCTAGACACATCAGCTTCACTTTTCCATCTTTCCCTACATAGGCATTTAACACGCGCATATAGGAATCATCCCCAGGAATAAATTCTTGAATAATCATTGTATCCTGATAAGACGAGCTATAAATTGCTTTTAATATAGCCGTTTTTTCCGCTTCATCATGTGCAACAAAAACTTTTTTCTTCCCTGGAAATTTACATGCCCAATATTCTACAGAGTTTGAAGCCTTTAAAATAATAGGGTAAGCAAATGGTGGTGTAAAGTTTTCATAGTTGTCAGCTGTCACCGTTGTTGTACCTGGATATTTAAAATTATATTGATCACACATTTTATAGAAATTTTCTTTCAATAAAATTTCATCCATCAACGATTCATCGATATAAGGTACGGTAAAGTGCTCTTGTAACGCTGGCTTATTTTTGATGATCAGCTTGGCATAATCGTCCCCACATGCTAACAATAATAGTTTCTTATCAGCATATTTTTTTGCAACTTCTGCAAGAGCAGGTGCAAAAACATCCTGTTCATTTAAACGGTCTATTTCTTGAAATTGTAGGATATGGCTATCTTGTGTTGCTGTTAAATGAGAACGTCCTAAGACAAGTGGTTTAATACCATATGCTTCATAAAACGCACGTGCCATACCATATGCATTCATATCTGATCCTAGTAAAACTGGTAAAAATGGTTGTTCAGTTGGCATGTTTATTTCAACTCTCTTTTGTATTTTAGTTTCGTGTTAAGTGTATCATATTTTCTATCTTGTTCACGAACAAAAACGCGAGGCATTGACATTTTATGTGCCAAATACCTCGCCTTTGCTTGCTCTATTAAAATGTAATAACAGCTTGTCTACTACGCTCTAGTTTATCCACCATCTCTTTGCCTGATTCATCCCATCTAATCATACGGTAATAAGCATCGTGATAGAAAATAAAGCCATAGTTATTCGCTAGCGCTTCTTTCATCAGTCGCTCTTTTGCAAATACACTTGTCATTGGATAATCGTCATAGGCTAATACCCATAGTGGATTTTGGTGAGCATGGGTCGGCATAATATCTGCCATGTGCAATAACACTTCATCATTTTGCGTTAGCTTGATTACGGCATGTCCCTCACTATGACCACCCGTATGAATCATTTCGATTCCAGGTACTACTTCCAACGATCCTTCGTAAGTTTCAACTAAATGCTGTACGGGCTCCCAATTTTCTTTCCAATAGGTATTTTTAGAGCGAATATTTGGGTTACGCATTTCATCCCATTCAATTTTCGTTACAAAAATCTTAGCATTCGGGAAAGTTGGTACAAGTACATCCCCTTCCCATTGCGTTAAACCACCAGCATGATCAAAATGTAAATGCGTCATTAACACTACATCAATATCTGCTGTCGTTAAGCCTAACTCTTGTAAGCTATCTACTAACGAAGATTCTTCTGTTACACCAAAGTTTCGTAACTGCTTTTCATTTAATTTGTTAAAACCAACACCCGTATCAATGAGGTAGTTTTTGCCCTCATATTGAATGAGGATCGGTTCTGTTGGTAATTCAATTTGGTTTTTTTCATTGACTGGATATTTGCGAGACCAAAGTGGCTTTGGTACAACGCCAAACATCGCACCACCATCTAGGCACGTGACACCCCCGTTTAGCCATGATAATGACATATTGTGAAACTGTAACTGATCCATCCATACTCCCCCTACAATTTAGTGATAAATTGCGATTCTAAGCGATAAATCGGCTGCCCCTTCGCAGAAAACTTCTCTTCATATTCTGTCATCACATTATCCTCTGGCATATTTGCATGTAGGTCGAGAGATACATACTTTAATAACATCCCATATTCAGACACACTGATTAAAGAATACTCGAACAGACCACGGTTATCCGTTTTAAAATGGACTTCCCCATTATCCACTAAAATCGACTCATATAATTTCAAAAAATCCCCGTGCGTTAAACGTCTTTTTGCATGTCGTGTTTTTGGCCAAGGATCTGAGAAATTCAGGTATACTCGTGATACATCATTTTTGTCAAAGAATTTATATAAATCTGCGCCATTTACTTTTAGTAAACGTAAATTCGCTGGAGATTTTGCCTCTAGTACTTTTTCTAATGCACAAACAATCACACTATCATAAAGTTCAATTCCAATATAATTGATCGTTGGATTTTGCAAAGCCATACCTGTCACAAATTGCCCTTTTCCAGAGCCTACTTCAATATGGATAGGGTTGTCATTGCCAAAAACGGCCTGCCAATTTCCTTTAAAGTCTTCAGGATTTGGAATAATCACCTCTGGATGATCTGTAATCATTTCCTCTGCCCAAGGCTTATTTCTTAATCTCAATGTTGTTCCTCATTTCTTTCTTGTGAAATTATTGATTTTTTTATAGTATAACGTATTCCCTTATAATTCGCATGAAATTATTGCACAATGATATTTTTTATGAATCCTTGATAATAACCTGCCAAGCATTTTGTTGTATTGTACAGTGGATATTGGTCCCTTGATTGACAATGCCAATATAATTACCATCCGCATGGCAATCAACCTTATTTGCTGCGATAAGTTCAAAATCCTGTCCCTGTAAAAATGTAACTTCCTTAAATTTTGTATGCTTTTCAAAAAACACAGTGACAAATACAACTAATAATTTGATACGTGAAATCCCATGTACAATCGTTATATCCACTTGGCCATCATCTGCTTTTGCGGCAGGTGATATTTTCATGCCTCCCCCAAAATAAGGTTGATTACTCATTGCCACAAACCATGTCTGCTGAAATTGCCATTCCTGTTCTCCTGAGCGTATCGTTATGTCAAAACGTTCAAAGCGAAATAGCCCTCTAATAACAGCGACAGCATACGAAAGTTTTCCAAGTCCAATCTTATTGAGATAAAACTTAAGACGAGAAGTATTAATTGATTTTGTCACATAGGCATCGAAGCCTATGCCAGCATTATTGACAAATATTTCTTTTCGTCTATTCCCAAGCTGAACGATTCCTGCATCCATCCTCACATTGGCCAAGGTAGTCTTTACATAGTCCTCGATTTGCTGAGCATTGGAAAATGAGTGAAAATAGCGTGCAAAGTCATTACCTGAGCCAGCACGAACAACACCAATTATGATGTATTCATTATGTACAACGCCACTAGCCACTTCATGGATGGTGCCATCACCACCAACAACGACAAGTAACTTTTTATCTTGCTGCTGTTGTGCCCATTGTTGCGCGATTTCCTGTCCATGTCCTTCATATTCCGTAAAAGCCACTTGATAGGGAATCGTTAGTTGCTGTTGAAGTTGGAGCCAAACTTTTTTTCCTTTTCCATTTCCTGCTGCCTCATTGACGATAAATAGAATGTTCATACATCAGTCCTCTGTTGGCTGAGGAGCTTGCTGCCAAATATCTCGGTTAAAGGAAGTCGTTTGGACTGTATTTAAAATTGTCTGTGCAGCTCGGATTTGCATGTGCTTCATAGGAGAGGAAACTTTTCTTAAATGCTCTATCCATTCATGGTAATTTCGACGATCAACAAAGCGAACCCCAAATGGTGAACCAGGATAATCAAAATATCCATTGCGAGTTAGCACAACCTTACGGATAGGCATATCAATATCCTCTTGTTTAAATAACTGTGACAGTACCGATTCCATCCGACCTAAATTAATCGTTGGATTCAAGACTTTAGAATCCTTCGTCCCTACTTTTTTAATCCAGAAGCGATCACTGCCACCTACGTAAACAGCTTGATTGTCAGCCTCTAAGACCGTAATACAAATACACTCAGTTGGGGACATTAACACTACATCCAGCTCTATAGGAGCTTTTCTAATTTGTAGTATCGGATAATAAAACAATAGATAATTATCTGGTAATGTTTGCAATAACATACGAAGCAATGAGTCACGCATAAAACGAGGATCTACATATGATTTTTCTCGTAATGTTGAACTGGCCCATTTCATTTGAAAATGAAAAAATTGATCAATAAACATTCGTTTCAGCTCATGGATGGATTGTGGTGCATACACAATTTTAGGTTCAAATGTGAGCGTCGTTTCTTCTTCTGGAATGATATCCTCATCACTGACAAGCTCATTTGATATCTCTACTTCTTCAACATCCTCTGTTATTTCCTTTTGCCGTCCAGCAAACCATTTTTTTATGAAGGAAAATCGTTCTTTTTCCTCGTAAGCCTCCGCTTCTGCCTCATTGTCGACATGTTGCCACTCGCTAATATCTTCTCCCAATTCCCACTGTCGCTTAATGCGCTCCCATTGGTTTTTCTTTAGGCGCACAAACTGTGTTGGGTATCTCGCTAAATCAATTTGATAGCGTGAAATATAATCTTGTAATTTCACCAATTGTGCCATGTAAAGGTCACTCCATTCTTACTCACCATATCTATAGTTCTTTTTTTATCTTGATTGCTTTGGTAGAAAAGAGGCATTGTATTCAATACATCGACAATTATTCTACAAATTTCAATCTGTAAAATTATTCATTACTATCCTTTTTATTTTACATGACGACACCAAACATTACATCCATAAAAAAGAGAACTACCCTTATCGATAGTTCTCTTAAATGGTTCTTTTATTTTGTATTCAAAGAAAGTGGTAATTTCGCCTCAAAAGCTTGTTGCAATTTACGCGTCCATTCACCTGGCACTCCTGCACCAATTTGGTTACCATCCACATCAATAACAGGTGTAACTTCAGAAGATACAGATGATACAATGATTTCATCCATTGTTAATAAATCAGCTTTTGTCATTGGTTCTTCCACGACAGGTAAACTAATCTCCTCTGCACATTTCAAAATCACTTGACGAGTAATACCGTTTAAAATGAAGTTATTTGCTGGATGTGTATAAAGCTTACCGTCTTTAATCCCATAAACGTTTGCTGATGAGCATTCTGTTACGATATCCCCACGATGTAAAATTGCTTCATAGCAGCCCTTTTCAGCAGCCTCTTGTTTTGCTAATACTGCACCAAGTAAGTTTAACGATTTAATATCACAGCGTAACCAACGAATATCCTCTACAAACGTAGCCTTTACCCCTTTTTCAAAGTTCTCATATGCACGTTCACCCGCTTTTACATTACCTGTTAATACAGCTGGTACACTTGCATCTGGGAAAACGTGATTACGTGAATTGGCACCACGTGTGATTTGGAAATAAACATGCCCTGTATCTAGATTATTTTTTTCAATTAGCTCATGTAATAATTTGTGTAAAACGTCTTTCGTATAAGGAATAACAAGACGAATTTTTTCGGCGCTTGCATAGAAACGATCAATATGCTCTTGTGCTGTAAACATATTTCCGTTATAAACTTTGATTACTTCATAAATGCCATCACCAAATTGATAGCCTCTATCTTCTGGTGATACCGCAATGGATCCTTCTTCCACAATTTGATCATTCCATAATGAATATGCCATGTTTTGTTCATCCTTTTCGTCTTTGAGTTATTTTTTTCCTGCAAGTTCAACAATTGCTTCAGCATAAATTGCTGCTGCTTTCACGAGGTTTTCAACGACAACAAACTCATCCGCTCGATGCGCTACATCTGGCTCTCCTGGGAACAGCATGCCAAATGCCACGCCTTTTTTCATCACACGTGCGTACGTTCCACCACCAGTTGATAATAAAGGTGTTTCTGTATCTCCCGTTTGACGTCTATAGATAGCTGCTAATGTCTGAATAAATGGATCATCCTCGCTGACATAATGTGGTTTCGAGTCGTCTTGAATATCAAGAGAAAACCCTTTTTCTACCGTTAAGCGTTGTGCTGCCGTTATTTTTTCATCGAATGGATAGGAAACAGAATAGCGCATACTAATTA encodes:
- a CDS encoding ATP-grasp domain-containing protein, producing MPTEQPFLPVLLGSDMNAYGMARAFYEAYGIKPLVLGRSHLTATQDSHILQFQEIDRLNEQDVFAPALAEVAKKYADKKLLLLACGDDYAKLIIKNKPALQEHFTVPYIDESLMDEILLKENFYKMCDQYNFKYPGTTTVTADNYENFTPPFAYPIILKASNSVEYWACKFPGKKKVFVAHDEAEKTAILKAIYSSSYQDTMIIQEFIPGDDSYMRVLNAYVGKDGKVKLMCLGNPILEEHSPEGIGSYAAIVTTYDKELMDQVRFFLEDIGYTGFANFDMKYDIRDKQYKLFEINLRNGRSSYYVTASGHNLMKYVADDHMLNIEQEVTYVQDKHLWMIIPKGVLFKYASNEKLKLEAKKLISEGKYTNSLYYNEDMNAKRWVKLTLNNLNYYRKYKKYFNNKGLSE
- a CDS encoding YtnP family quorum-quenching lactonase, coding for MDQLQFHNMSLSWLNGGVTCLDGGAMFGVVPKPLWSRKYPVNEKNQIELPTEPILIQYEGKNYLIDTGVGFNKLNEKQLRNFGVTEESSLVDSLQELGLTTADIDVVLMTHLHFDHAGGLTQWEGDVLVPTFPNAKIFVTKIEWDEMRNPNIRSKNTYWKENWEPVQHLVETYEGSLEVVPGIEMIHTGGHSEGHAVIKLTQNDEVLLHMADIMPTHAHQNPLWVLAYDDYPMTSVFAKERLMKEALANNYGFIFYHDAYYRMIRWDESGKEMVDKLERSRQAVITF
- the trmB gene encoding tRNA (guanosine(46)-N7)-methyltransferase TrmB, which produces MRLRNKPWAEEMITDHPEVIIPNPEDFKGNWQAVFGNDNPIHIEVGSGKGQFVTGMALQNPTINYIGIELYDSVIVCALEKVLEAKSPANLRLLKVNGADLYKFFDKNDVSRVYLNFSDPWPKTRHAKRRLTHGDFLKLYESILVDNGEVHFKTDNRGLFEYSLISVSEYGMLLKYVSLDLHANMPEDNVMTEYEEKFSAKGQPIYRLESQFITKL
- a CDS encoding diacylglycerol/lipid kinase family protein yields the protein MNILFIVNEAAGNGKGKKVWLQLQQQLTIPYQVAFTEYEGHGQEIAQQWAQQQQDKKLLVVVGGDGTIHEVASGVVHNEYIIIGVVRAGSGNDFARYFHSFSNAQQIEDYVKTTLANVRMDAGIVQLGNRRKEIFVNNAGIGFDAYVTKSINTSRLKFYLNKIGLGKLSYAVAVIRGLFRFERFDITIRSGEQEWQFQQTWFVAMSNQPYFGGGMKISPAAKADDGQVDITIVHGISRIKLLVVFVTVFFEKHTKFKEVTFLQGQDFELIAANKVDCHADGNYIGIVNQGTNIHCTIQQNAWQVIIKDS
- a CDS encoding NERD domain-containing protein — encoded protein: MAQLVKLQDYISRYQIDLARYPTQFVRLKKNQWERIKRQWELGEDISEWQHVDNEAEAEAYEEKERFSFIKKWFAGRQKEITEDVEEVEISNELVSDEDIIPEEETTLTFEPKIVYAPQSIHELKRMFIDQFFHFQMKWASSTLREKSYVDPRFMRDSLLRMLLQTLPDNYLLFYYPILQIRKAPIELDVVLMSPTECICITVLEADNQAVYVGGSDRFWIKKVGTKDSKVLNPTINLGRMESVLSQLFKQEDIDMPIRKVVLTRNGYFDYPGSPFGVRFVDRRNYHEWIEHLRKVSSPMKHMQIRAAQTILNTVQTTSFNRDIWQQAPQPTED
- the dat gene encoding D-amino-acid transaminase; amino-acid sequence: MAYSLWNDQIVEEGSIAVSPEDRGYQFGDGIYEVIKVYNGNMFTAQEHIDRFYASAEKIRLVIPYTKDVLHKLLHELIEKNNLDTGHVYFQITRGANSRNHVFPDASVPAVLTGNVKAGERAYENFEKGVKATFVEDIRWLRCDIKSLNLLGAVLAKQEAAEKGCYEAILHRGDIVTECSSANVYGIKDGKLYTHPANNFILNGITRQVILKCAEEISLPVVEEPMTKADLLTMDEIIVSSVSSEVTPVIDVDGNQIGAGVPGEWTRKLQQAFEAKLPLSLNTK